The Hymenobacter oligotrophus genome has a window encoding:
- the paaA gene encoding 1,2-phenylacetyl-CoA epoxidase subunit PaaA, translating into MYGSVSTHDIPAQATTGLENEDPQLLAEFEARIARGEKIEPDDYMPALYRKQLIRMIEQHAHSEIIGSLPEGTWITRAPGFRRKMAQMAKVQDEVGHAQLLYSAAETLGKTREEMITDLINGKSKYSNVFNYPTPTWADSNVISWLIDAGAIVNQMANAKGSYGPYCRALERICAEESFHLKYGHDAVVHMATGTPTQRRMMQEALNRWWPPIMTFFGPADKMSQHTEILMRWKVKMASNDDCRQQFLDMYVPKILEIGLTIPDPKLRKNEETGKWEYTEPDWDELRRVINGDGPCNKERLAVRRAAEENGAWVRRALQAKQQAAKHVRPLA; encoded by the coding sequence ATGTACGGTTCCGTCAGCACCCACGATATCCCGGCGCAGGCTACTACCGGCCTCGAGAACGAAGACCCGCAACTGCTGGCCGAGTTTGAGGCCCGCATTGCCCGCGGCGAGAAAATCGAGCCCGACGACTACATGCCGGCGCTCTACCGCAAGCAGCTCATTCGCATGATTGAGCAGCACGCGCACTCCGAAATTATCGGTTCGTTGCCGGAAGGTACCTGGATTACCCGCGCACCGGGCTTCCGCCGCAAAATGGCCCAAATGGCCAAAGTGCAGGACGAGGTGGGCCACGCGCAGCTGCTGTACTCGGCGGCCGAAACCCTAGGTAAGACGCGCGAGGAGATGATTACGGACCTGATCAACGGCAAGTCGAAGTACTCCAACGTCTTCAACTACCCCACGCCAACCTGGGCCGACTCGAACGTGATTTCGTGGCTGATTGACGCCGGCGCCATCGTAAACCAGATGGCCAACGCCAAAGGCTCGTACGGCCCCTACTGCCGCGCTCTGGAGCGGATTTGCGCCGAGGAGTCGTTTCACCTGAAGTACGGCCACGATGCCGTGGTGCACATGGCCACCGGCACGCCCACGCAGCGCCGCATGATGCAGGAGGCCCTGAACCGTTGGTGGCCGCCCATCATGACGTTCTTCGGGCCGGCCGATAAAATGAGCCAGCACACCGAAATCCTGATGCGCTGGAAAGTGAAGATGGCCTCGAACGACGATTGCCGCCAGCAGTTCCTCGACATGTACGTGCCGAAGATTCTGGAAATCGGCCTTACCATTCCCGACCCCAAGCTGCGCAAGAACGAAGAAACCGGCAAGTGGGAGTACACCGAGCCGGATTGGGACGAGCTGCGCCGCGTGATTAACGGCGACGGCCCCTGCAACAAAGAACGGTTGGCGGTACGCCGCGCCGCCGAAGAAAACGGAGCCTGGGTACGCCGGGCTCTGCAGGCCAAGCAGCAAGCCGCCAAGCACGTGCGGCCCCTGGCCTAA
- a CDS encoding acyltransferase family protein: protein MRRVEYLDSVRGLAAFSVMIYHFIGWRWSETLGYKLGSMVFNGSDAVSLFFVLSGLVLSWKYFHPDESVKIDGPHFRQYVLNRVVRLYVPFLAALALYYLYNHRADDLGLLVRQFVTNETHWVEEALLIRGKHDLYLPAWTLEVEMVVSLLVPFLALLLRNSRVMFVSLLLVILATGAFSWAVLHFGLGMLLTYYFRNIEQYDIKKARWYPYRYGIYLLIFALYSVRHITRIYPLGDIPNYWLSLFRLDLFHFTGLAAGAILALVINQPLLQRWLTIRPLLFLGRISYSLYLLHWLFVIFVMDRWDYLASLIGGERRVYWVLLSFVVVGTLIASTVFNILVERPAIRLGKKVADRFAPKPAYQKAV from the coding sequence ATGCGTCGAGTTGAGTATCTGGATAGCGTGAGGGGCTTAGCGGCCTTTTCCGTAATGATTTATCACTTTATTGGTTGGCGTTGGAGCGAGACCCTAGGTTACAAACTGGGCTCGATGGTGTTCAACGGCAGCGACGCGGTTTCGCTGTTTTTCGTGCTCAGCGGATTGGTGCTATCGTGGAAATACTTCCACCCCGACGAATCGGTTAAAATCGACGGGCCCCACTTTCGGCAGTACGTGCTCAACCGCGTGGTGCGCTTGTACGTGCCTTTTCTGGCCGCACTGGCTTTGTACTACCTCTACAACCACCGTGCCGACGACCTAGGGCTGCTGGTGCGCCAATTCGTTACCAACGAAACCCATTGGGTTGAAGAGGCTTTGCTGATCAGGGGCAAGCACGATCTGTACCTGCCGGCCTGGACGCTCGAGGTCGAAATGGTGGTGTCGTTGCTGGTGCCTTTTCTGGCCCTGCTGCTCCGCAACAGCCGCGTTATGTTCGTGAGCCTGCTGCTGGTCATCCTTGCCACCGGCGCGTTTAGTTGGGCCGTGCTGCACTTTGGGCTGGGCATGCTGCTCACGTATTATTTCCGCAACATCGAGCAGTACGACATCAAAAAGGCCCGCTGGTACCCCTACCGCTACGGCATTTACCTGCTGATTTTCGCGCTGTATTCCGTCCGGCACATTACGCGCATTTACCCCCTGGGCGACATCCCGAACTACTGGCTGAGCTTGTTCCGCCTCGATTTGTTTCACTTTACGGGATTGGCTGCGGGTGCCATTTTGGCCCTTGTCATCAACCAACCGCTGCTGCAACGCTGGCTCACTATTCGGCCGCTACTTTTCCTAGGTCGCATTTCGTATAGCCTATACCTGCTGCACTGGCTGTTCGTCATCTTCGTGATGGACCGCTGGGATTACCTCGCTTCGCTTATCGGCGGCGAGCGGCGCGTGTACTGGGTGCTGCTGTCCTTTGTGGTGGTCGGAACCCTGATTGCATCTACCGTCTTTAACATCTTGGTGGAGCGGCCGGCCATACGGCTGGGCAAAAAAGTGGCCGACCGCTTTGCCCCGAAGCCTGCGTACCAAAAGGCTGTTTAA
- the thiL gene encoding thiamine-phosphate kinase has product MSEQVTPLNQVGEIGLIRLIQDTITLHQPSTVLGIGDDAAIVAPPAEHEVVVSTDLLVEGVHFDLMFCPLKHLGYKAVAVNVSDIAAMNALPTQITVSLALPARFSVEAVQEFYEGVRLASEAYRVDVIGGDTTASRAGLVISVTAMGTVARGKAVRRSGAKVNDLICVTGDLGGAYLGLQILEREKQAYLADPETQPNLAAYDYVVQRQLRPEARMDVVHMLHDMEVVPTSMIDISDGLASEIMHLCAASGVGATIFSDRLPADQQVYDVADEFRLDPVMCVLNGGEDYELLFTVPLTDFDKLKNHPDITIIGKVTEASEGAILATKGGNAVPLRAQGWSHFGK; this is encoded by the coding sequence ATGTCAGAACAAGTCACCCCGCTTAATCAAGTCGGCGAAATCGGCCTGATTCGCCTGATCCAAGATACCATTACGCTGCACCAACCCAGCACGGTGCTCGGCATCGGCGACGACGCAGCCATTGTGGCGCCGCCCGCCGAGCACGAGGTGGTCGTCAGCACCGATTTGCTCGTGGAAGGCGTGCATTTCGATCTGATGTTTTGCCCGCTGAAGCACCTAGGCTACAAAGCCGTGGCCGTAAACGTATCGGACATTGCCGCCATGAACGCGCTGCCCACCCAAATTACCGTGAGCCTGGCCTTGCCGGCGCGTTTCTCGGTGGAGGCGGTGCAGGAGTTTTACGAAGGCGTGCGCCTGGCCAGCGAGGCCTACCGCGTGGATGTGATTGGCGGTGATACCACGGCCTCGCGCGCGGGTTTGGTTATTTCGGTTACGGCCATGGGTACGGTGGCCCGCGGCAAAGCCGTGCGCCGCAGCGGTGCCAAAGTAAACGACCTCATTTGCGTAACCGGCGACCTAGGCGGTGCCTACCTCGGCTTGCAAATTCTGGAGCGCGAAAAGCAAGCCTACCTCGCCGACCCCGAAACGCAGCCCAACCTGGCCGCCTACGACTACGTGGTGCAGCGCCAGCTTCGGCCCGAAGCCCGCATGGATGTGGTGCATATGCTGCACGACATGGAGGTAGTGCCCACAAGCATGATTGATATTTCCGACGGGCTGGCCTCCGAAATCATGCACCTGTGCGCGGCCTCGGGCGTAGGCGCTACCATATTCTCCGACCGCCTGCCTGCCGACCAGCAGGTGTACGACGTAGCCGACGAGTTCCGCCTCGACCCGGTGATGTGCGTGCTCAACGGCGGCGAAGACTACGAACTGCTCTTTACGGTACCGCTCACCGATTTCGATAAGCTTAAAAACCACCCCGATATCACCATCATCGGCAAGGTTACCGAGGCTTCGGAGGGCGCAATTTTGGCTACCAAAGGTGGCAACGCCGTGCCGCTGCGGGCGCAAGGCTGGTCGCACTTCGGCAAATAG
- a CDS encoding erythromycin esterase family protein encodes MLRSSACAAALLVSLLSFATPHQAPAQRTPTAAAPELAELIDVRLLTADFYDKQVFLLGEAHGVQKPQELDFALLKHLNQRLGLRYYLAEVDQPKAYYLNEYLRTGDEAQLKRVFRSWVQQHQQWGNRDFYQKVQRIRQLNQSLPRARRIRFVGIDGLQDFSLAGEFLALRARSQPLPVALQLRLDSVAHHLRLGRPEVAQAARALEHLGHTPSARLAPLYNELRHLLTNVAYAGRKPGGREDVLHANFLALYQQLNLANEKLYGMWGLAHVLQGPIQRAALPLAARLQQAPSPVKARVVSLLCTYSGCRMMYPSQGLPAAWRTPGQPFTSTDKFNHDGPLVRVVGIDSLKAASRPSAVTLFPTANFGRPLQVTYAPQMPPEQQMRLDDRLPAAAYVQYLLLVRDSDMTQPLLP; translated from the coding sequence ATGTTACGATCCAGCGCTTGCGCCGCTGCCCTATTGGTCAGCTTGTTGAGCTTCGCTACTCCCCATCAGGCTCCGGCCCAACGCACGCCCACAGCTGCCGCCCCCGAGCTGGCCGAGCTGATAGATGTGCGTCTGCTAACCGCCGATTTCTACGACAAACAAGTATTTCTGCTGGGCGAAGCCCACGGCGTACAAAAACCGCAGGAACTGGACTTTGCCCTACTCAAGCACCTAAACCAGCGCCTGGGCCTGCGCTACTACCTGGCCGAAGTAGATCAGCCCAAGGCTTACTACCTGAACGAGTACCTGCGCACCGGCGACGAAGCCCAGCTCAAGCGCGTGTTCCGCAGCTGGGTGCAGCAGCACCAGCAGTGGGGCAACCGCGACTTTTACCAGAAGGTGCAGCGCATCCGGCAGCTCAACCAAAGCCTGCCGCGGGCCCGGCGTATTCGCTTTGTGGGCATCGATGGCTTGCAGGATTTTTCGCTGGCCGGCGAGTTTCTGGCCCTGCGTGCCCGCAGCCAGCCGCTGCCCGTGGCCCTGCAACTCCGCCTCGATTCGGTTGCGCACCACCTGCGCCTAGGTCGGCCTGAGGTTGCCCAGGCCGCGCGGGCGCTGGAGCACCTAGGCCACACCCCGTCGGCCCGCCTGGCTCCTTTGTACAACGAGCTGCGCCACTTGCTCACCAACGTAGCCTATGCTGGGCGCAAACCGGGCGGGCGCGAAGATGTGCTGCACGCCAACTTTCTGGCTTTGTACCAACAGCTTAACCTGGCCAACGAAAAACTTTACGGCATGTGGGGCCTGGCGCACGTGCTGCAGGGCCCTATTCAGCGGGCCGCGCTGCCCTTGGCCGCCCGCCTGCAGCAGGCACCCTCGCCGGTTAAGGCCCGGGTGGTGTCGTTGCTGTGCACGTACTCCGGCTGCCGCATGATGTACCCCAGCCAGGGCTTGCCGGCGGCCTGGCGCACGCCCGGGCAGCCCTTCACCAGCACCGACAAATTCAACCACGATGGGCCGCTGGTGCGCGTGGTTGGAATTGATTCGCTGAAAGCGGCTTCGCGCCCGAGCGCCGTTACGCTGTTCCCGACAGCCAACTTTGGCCGGCCCTTGCAGGTAACCTACGCCCCGCAAATGCCGCCCGAGCAACAAATGCGCCTCGACGACCGGTTGCCAGCGGCAGCTTATGTTCAATATTTGCTGCTGGTGCGCGACTCCGACATGACCCAACCGCTGCTGCCCTAG
- a CDS encoding sensor histidine kinase, translating into MLPTSRVALATSRLFNLAAAAPARTDWRTTAGYWLVVAPVLLVAYLQIAPWPRALAGTLFSVLLDTATVYGLLFGLLPQALAGRWRQVALLALGYLGLMGLCYHFGFNLILRTQWPLSPLGLLSAVINHARSYALLGVVLAGKRYYDTQQRYLGAQKAQAESELRRLKAQLDPHFLFNNLNVLGVLILRDPSTASDYLRRFAALYRYLIRHKDDYLVPLADELAFAEEYLYLLRQRFGEAYVLVPEPAPGFDAQARYVVPGTLQLLIENAIKHNCADDEDPLIIRLQLGTEALTASNLLRPKPEPPDSTGTGLANLAEQYRWLTERDIEVTQTAYFSVTVPLVAARPTPFAA; encoded by the coding sequence ATGCTCCCAACCTCCCGCGTGGCCCTGGCTACCTCCCGCTTGTTTAACCTAGCCGCCGCGGCGCCCGCCCGCACCGATTGGCGCACCACCGCCGGCTACTGGCTGGTGGTGGCCCCGGTGCTGCTCGTTGCGTACCTGCAAATTGCGCCCTGGCCGCGCGCGTTGGCCGGTACGCTGTTCAGCGTGTTGCTCGATACGGCCACCGTGTACGGCCTGCTTTTTGGGCTGCTGCCGCAGGCGCTGGCAGGCCGCTGGCGCCAAGTAGCGCTCCTGGCCCTAGGTTATTTGGGCCTGATGGGCTTATGCTACCACTTCGGGTTCAACCTTATTTTGCGCACCCAATGGCCACTGAGCCCGTTGGGCCTGCTGAGCGCCGTCATCAACCACGCCCGCAGTTACGCGCTGCTGGGCGTGGTGCTGGCCGGCAAGCGTTACTACGATACCCAGCAGCGGTACCTAGGGGCTCAAAAAGCCCAGGCCGAAAGCGAGTTGCGCCGCCTTAAAGCCCAGCTCGACCCGCATTTTCTGTTCAACAACCTCAACGTGCTGGGGGTGCTCATCCTACGCGACCCCAGCACGGCCAGCGACTACCTGCGCCGGTTTGCGGCCCTGTACCGCTACCTCATCCGCCACAAAGACGACTACCTCGTGCCCTTGGCCGATGAGCTGGCCTTTGCCGAGGAATACCTGTACCTGCTGCGGCAGCGCTTCGGCGAAGCCTACGTGCTGGTGCCCGAACCGGCGCCCGGCTTCGATGCCCAGGCGCGGTACGTGGTGCCGGGCACCTTGCAGCTGCTCATCGAAAACGCCATCAAACACAATTGCGCCGACGACGAGGACCCGCTGATTATTCGGCTGCAACTTGGTACCGAAGCCCTTACGGCCAGCAACTTGCTGCGCCCCAAGCCCGAGCCGCCCGACTCCACCGGCACCGGCCTTGCCAACCTTGCCGAGCAATACCGCTGGCTAACCGAGCGCGACATCGAGGTGACGCAAACTGCTTATTTCAGCGTGACGGTGCCTTTGGTGGCCGCCCGACCCACTCCGTTTGCCGCATGA
- the paaC gene encoding 1,2-phenylacetyl-CoA epoxidase subunit PaaC, which translates to MNTTALKDLLYRLADDQLILGHRNSEWNGLGPILEEDIAFSSMAQDKLGHSLQLYTLLHNLGEAEPDTVAFTRNAPQFHCTQLVELPIGDYAFSLVRHFLYDHAELLRFQLLTTSSYEPLAQVARKLKGELKYHVLHANTWVKQLGTSTEEAIEKLQTALNETLPFALGLFEKTEHEEAIMADGIFAGEDELRAQWLESISKVLAQTNLELPDLATVAPVFGGRNGEHTEHLQPLLDEMAEVFRLDPTADW; encoded by the coding sequence ATGAACACCACCGCGCTCAAAGACCTGCTTTACCGCCTCGCCGACGACCAGTTGATCCTGGGTCACCGCAACTCCGAGTGGAACGGCCTGGGTCCGATTCTGGAAGAGGACATTGCCTTCTCGTCGATGGCGCAGGACAAGCTGGGCCACTCGCTGCAGCTCTACACCTTGCTGCACAACCTAGGCGAGGCGGAGCCCGACACGGTGGCGTTTACGCGCAACGCGCCGCAGTTTCACTGCACCCAACTGGTGGAGTTGCCCATCGGCGACTACGCCTTTAGCCTCGTCCGCCACTTCCTCTACGACCACGCCGAGCTGCTGCGTTTCCAGCTGCTGACCACGAGCTCTTACGAGCCGCTGGCACAGGTTGCCCGCAAGCTGAAGGGCGAGCTGAAGTACCACGTGCTGCACGCCAACACTTGGGTGAAGCAGTTGGGCACCAGCACCGAAGAAGCCATTGAAAAGCTACAAACGGCGCTGAACGAAACCCTCCCCTTCGCCCTAGGTCTGTTCGAGAAAACCGAGCACGAGGAAGCCATTATGGCCGATGGCATTTTTGCCGGCGAAGACGAGCTGAGAGCCCAGTGGCTTGAGAGCATCAGCAAAGTGCTGGCGCAAACCAATTTGGAGCTGCCCGACCTGGCCACGGTTGCGCCCGTATTCGGCGGCCGCAACGGCGAGCATACCGAGCACCTGCAACCCCTGCTCGACGAAATGGCCGAGGTATTCCGCCTCGACCCCACGGCCGACTGGTAG
- a CDS encoding LytR/AlgR family response regulator transcription factor gives MTILIIEDELLTAQQIQQFIADYGLSAEVHTVRSIARARAWLQQHPMPELVFSDVELLDGNVFTLYQQVAVTCPIIFITAYDQFLLQAFQVNGIGYLLKPFDFGQFRAALDKYHALRPAPAAPPVLTHELVLELRQALQHTAKSFRQRFSVRLRNTLYVLPVEEVAYLQADEGVVLAYDQQGARHALTGTLSEIADELDPRLFFRLNRSELVNIRYVERAEPYFNHRLAVRIRNSSTVLAASAALTPALRKWLDR, from the coding sequence ATGACCATACTGATCATCGAAGACGAGCTCCTGACGGCTCAGCAAATTCAGCAGTTCATTGCCGATTACGGCCTGAGCGCGGAGGTGCACACCGTGCGCAGCATTGCGCGGGCCCGGGCGTGGCTGCAGCAGCATCCCATGCCCGAGCTGGTATTTTCGGATGTGGAGCTGCTCGATGGCAACGTGTTCACGCTTTACCAGCAAGTGGCCGTTACCTGCCCTATCATTTTTATCACCGCCTACGACCAGTTTCTGCTGCAGGCATTTCAGGTCAATGGCATCGGCTACTTGCTCAAGCCGTTCGACTTCGGGCAATTTCGCGCAGCACTCGACAAATACCACGCTTTGCGCCCGGCCCCGGCGGCCCCGCCCGTGCTCACGCACGAGCTGGTGCTGGAGCTGCGGCAAGCCCTACAACACACCGCCAAAAGCTTCCGGCAGCGCTTTTCGGTGCGGCTGCGCAACACCCTGTACGTGCTGCCCGTGGAGGAAGTGGCCTACTTGCAAGCCGACGAAGGCGTGGTGCTGGCCTACGACCAACAAGGGGCCCGGCACGCGCTTACCGGCACCCTTTCGGAAATTGCCGACGAGCTGGACCCTAGGTTGTTTTTTCGCCTGAATCGCAGTGAGCTGGTCAACATCCGCTACGTGGAGCGGGCCGAGCCTTACTTTAACCACCGGCTGGCCGTGCGCATCCGCAACAGCAGCACCGTACTGGCTGCCAGTGCTGCCCTTACCCCCGCGCTGCGCAAATGGCTCGACCGCTAA
- a CDS encoding TetR/AcrR family transcriptional regulator, which translates to METTAPTLSRKAQIDQTATALFRRRGYAATSMRELAAALGIEAGSIYSHIRSKEEILHRICFRLADEFMAGLRHATADASASAATQLRRAIESHVRVLIHDADASVVFLHEWRHLSEPALSEFLKLRHDYEAAYRELIARGVEADELQTPDPAFAALTLFASLTWLPNWYRPGGKLGPDQIAERLTDQLLGGLAK; encoded by the coding sequence ATGGAAACTACGGCTCCTACCCTTTCGCGCAAAGCCCAGATCGACCAAACGGCCACGGCCCTGTTTCGTCGGCGCGGGTACGCTGCTACCAGCATGCGCGAGTTGGCAGCGGCCCTAGGTATCGAAGCGGGCAGCATTTACTCGCACATCCGCTCGAAGGAGGAAATTCTGCACCGCATTTGCTTCCGCTTGGCCGACGAGTTTATGGCCGGTTTGCGCCACGCCACGGCCGATGCGTCGGCTTCGGCGGCCACGCAGCTGCGCCGCGCCATCGAGAGCCACGTGCGCGTGCTCATTCACGATGCCGATGCCTCGGTGGTGTTTCTGCACGAGTGGCGCCACCTTAGCGAGCCGGCGTTGTCGGAGTTTCTGAAGCTGCGCCACGACTACGAAGCCGCTTACCGCGAGCTGATTGCCCGCGGGGTAGAAGCCGACGAGCTGCAAACCCCCGACCCTGCTTTTGCGGCGCTTACCCTGTTTGCCAGCCTTACGTGGTTGCCCAACTGGTACCGCCCGGGCGGCAAGCTCGGGCCCGATCAAATTGCCGAGCGCTTAACCGATCAGCTTTTGGGCGGTTTAGCCAAGTAA
- a CDS encoding M3 family oligoendopeptidase, which yields MIYSLPELTADVTAPTRPPRRYLPEAFAVTDWAALEPYFVELRDRPVNNAEELEAWLLDRSELESVLSEDLAWRYIRMTCDTQDQHRSEAFQYFVSQIEPNAAPYDHALNEKLVASPYINELSQERYRIFLRSVRRALEIYRAENIPLKTEISTKQQEYAATVGAMTVTLEGEEMTLQRAADRLKDLNRAKREEAWRAVQDRRVQDAQKLDGLFTELVGLRHRMALNADFPNFRDYMFAALGRFDYTPEDCYAFHAAIRETVVPLIDEIDQHRRHDLGLAELRPWDLDVDPSGKTPLRPFETGQELLGKTITVFQRLDPFLGDCLTTMRDMGHLDLESRKGKAPGGYNYPLDETGVPFIFMNATSSLRDVITMLHEGGHAVHSFLTRRLPMGADKHPPSEVAELASMSMELISMDHWDVFFAGDDELRRAKKTHLESVLETFPWVATIDKFQHWVYENPQHSPAERQAKWVEIFDEFNQRTVSWESIEAYKPWLWQKQLHLYEVPFYYIEYAMAQLGAIAVWRNFRHDPQAGLEAYKRALALGYTATIGEIYEAAGIRFDFSTEYLRSLADFVRQEMAQL from the coding sequence ATGATTTACTCCCTTCCGGAACTTACCGCCGACGTTACGGCGCCCACCCGGCCGCCCCGCCGGTACTTGCCCGAGGCATTTGCCGTAACCGATTGGGCCGCGCTCGAGCCGTATTTTGTTGAGCTACGCGACCGGCCGGTAAACAATGCCGAGGAACTGGAAGCGTGGCTGCTCGACCGCTCCGAACTCGAATCGGTGCTGAGCGAAGACTTGGCGTGGCGCTACATTCGCATGACGTGCGACACCCAGGACCAGCACCGCTCCGAAGCGTTTCAGTACTTCGTAAGCCAGATCGAACCGAATGCTGCCCCTTACGATCATGCCCTCAACGAGAAGCTGGTTGCCTCGCCCTACATCAACGAACTAAGCCAGGAGCGGTACCGCATTTTCCTGCGTTCGGTGCGCCGCGCCCTGGAAATTTACCGGGCCGAGAACATTCCGCTTAAAACCGAAATCAGCACCAAGCAGCAAGAGTACGCCGCCACCGTGGGCGCCATGACGGTGACCCTCGAGGGCGAAGAAATGACGCTGCAGCGGGCCGCCGACCGCCTTAAAGACCTGAACCGGGCCAAGCGCGAAGAGGCTTGGCGCGCCGTGCAAGACCGCCGCGTTCAGGACGCGCAAAAGCTCGACGGGCTTTTTACCGAGCTGGTTGGCTTGCGCCACCGCATGGCCCTGAACGCTGACTTCCCGAACTTCCGCGACTACATGTTCGCGGCCCTAGGTCGTTTCGACTACACTCCCGAGGACTGCTACGCTTTTCACGCGGCCATTCGCGAAACGGTGGTGCCCCTCATCGACGAAATTGACCAGCACCGCCGCCACGACCTAGGGCTTGCCGAACTGCGCCCCTGGGACCTCGACGTAGACCCCTCCGGCAAAACGCCGTTGCGCCCGTTCGAAACCGGGCAGGAGTTGCTGGGCAAAACCATTACCGTTTTCCAGCGCCTCGACCCCTTCTTGGGCGACTGCCTGACTACCATGCGCGACATGGGCCACCTCGACCTAGAGTCGCGCAAGGGCAAAGCGCCCGGTGGCTACAATTACCCGCTCGACGAAACCGGCGTGCCGTTTATTTTCATGAACGCCACCTCGTCGTTGCGCGACGTGATTACCATGCTGCACGAGGGCGGCCACGCAGTGCACTCCTTCCTGACGCGCCGTTTGCCCATGGGCGCCGATAAGCACCCGCCGAGCGAAGTAGCCGAGTTGGCTTCGATGTCGATGGAGCTGATTTCGATGGACCACTGGGACGTGTTCTTCGCGGGCGACGACGAACTGCGCCGCGCCAAGAAAACCCACCTCGAGAGCGTACTCGAAACTTTCCCGTGGGTGGCGACCATCGATAAGTTTCAGCACTGGGTGTACGAAAACCCACAACACAGCCCGGCCGAGCGCCAAGCTAAGTGGGTAGAGATTTTCGATGAGTTCAACCAACGGACGGTCAGCTGGGAAAGCATTGAGGCCTACAAGCCGTGGCTGTGGCAAAAGCAACTGCACCTCTACGAAGTGCCGTTCTACTACATCGAGTACGCCATGGCGCAGCTGGGAGCCATTGCCGTGTGGCGTAATTTCCGCCACGATCCGCAAGCTGGCCTCGAGGCTTATAAGCGCGCCCTAGCCCTAGGGTACACCGCTACCATCGGCGAGATTTACGAAGCCGCCGGCATCCGTTTCGATTTCAGCACCGAATACTTGCGCAGCCTCGCCGACTTTGTGCGGCAGGAGATGGCGCAGCTGTAG
- the paaD gene encoding 1,2-phenylacetyl-CoA epoxidase subunit PaaD encodes MNQSQQSSSAPDKATILEWLEVVTDPEIPTVSLVDLGVIRDVRVADDGYVTVRMTPTFSGCPAMDYMQRDVERVLREHGVERFGVEMSLEEAWSSNWVTERGRAALKAHRLSPPPMHQGIVDLDILEYAECPNCGSHNTTLRSPFGPTLCRALHYCNDCRQGFEQFKPV; translated from the coding sequence ATGAATCAGTCGCAGCAAAGCTCATCAGCACCCGATAAGGCCACCATCCTGGAGTGGCTGGAGGTGGTTACCGACCCTGAAATTCCTACGGTGTCGCTCGTCGACCTAGGGGTGATTCGCGATGTGCGCGTGGCCGACGACGGCTACGTAACCGTGCGCATGACGCCGACCTTCTCGGGCTGCCCGGCCATGGACTACATGCAACGCGACGTAGAGCGCGTGCTGCGGGAGCACGGTGTAGAGCGGTTCGGGGTGGAAATGTCGCTCGAAGAAGCCTGGAGCAGCAACTGGGTAACCGAGCGCGGACGTGCCGCCCTCAAGGCCCACCGCCTTTCGCCGCCGCCTATGCACCAAGGCATCGTCGATTTGGATATTCTGGAGTACGCCGAGTGCCCTAACTGCGGCAGCCACAACACCACGCTGCGCAGCCCGTTTGGGCCCACGCTTTGCCGGGCTTTGCACTATTGCAACGATTGCCGCCAGGGCTTCGAGCAGTTCAAGCCCGTATAA
- a CDS encoding phenylacetic acid degradation b — MLTSLDPRITRLHLPDAPPSIEPKEAFDQFETYEAFHQKKDGTAFTYVGPVHAPTADVAFLFAKEQYSRRFPCTGMWVAPTRAISLTRYVGDTESVYDFVTEQLPAQAGPEPDESVQQAEAYARGEEDYAIFHLKKRGKAHVHAGMVRAASPEEALLQAKAVFGEQRPVVNVWVVRWADVLTSDEDDRDIWSTTPEKKYRDAIAYKVQDRIDRFKLEGNK; from the coding sequence ATGCTTACCTCCCTCGACCCTCGTATTACGCGCTTGCACCTGCCCGATGCGCCCCCATCCATCGAGCCCAAAGAAGCGTTCGACCAGTTTGAAACGTACGAGGCGTTCCACCAGAAAAAAGACGGCACCGCTTTCACGTACGTGGGGCCAGTACACGCCCCCACGGCCGATGTAGCGTTCTTGTTTGCCAAAGAGCAGTACAGCCGTCGTTTTCCGTGCACGGGCATGTGGGTAGCGCCTACGCGGGCCATCAGCCTTACGCGCTACGTGGGCGATACGGAGTCGGTGTACGACTTCGTTACCGAGCAGCTGCCCGCGCAAGCCGGCCCCGAGCCCGACGAGAGCGTGCAACAGGCCGAAGCCTACGCCCGCGGCGAGGAGGATTACGCCATTTTCCATCTGAAAAAGCGCGGCAAAGCGCACGTGCACGCAGGCATGGTGCGCGCCGCCTCGCCCGAAGAAGCCCTGCTGCAAGCCAAGGCTGTTTTTGGTGAGCAGCGCCCCGTGGTAAACGTGTGGGTGGTGCGCTGGGCCGATGTGCTGACTTCTGACGAGGACGACCGCGACATCTGGAGCACCACGCCCGAGAAGAAGTACCGCGATGCCATTGCCTACAAAGTGCAAGACCGCATCGACCGCTTTAAGCTGGAGGGTAACAAGTAG